A genomic window from Osmia bicornis bicornis chromosome 6, iOsmBic2.1, whole genome shotgun sequence includes:
- the LOC114878525 gene encoding zinc finger protein 511: protein MEEFLQNVGVGLRPINDPFFEDSYSACKIFQRKGVTVEDDEELCHEVIREFSCYANGCKATFQTLLDFEMHYNSNHRYVCAECKKSLPNPRLLDIHVQETHDSFFQVLCTRQPVYQCYVSECDLKFNNPTERRTHCINEHKFPKNFRFDNVPNHVETESKEQMDIDESTNGKKELKPKKIWLNKNQKQKMFTVAAKTTVRRDTTTIENQSNPSNTTTDKSSLVFVPRQVQKSYTKALTKNQSNEKNVLETGCMVDLADSLPD, encoded by the exons ATGGAAGAGTTTTTGCAAAACGTAGGCGTAGGTTTAAGGCCCATCAACGATCCTTTTTTTGAAGATTCATATAGTGCttgcaaaatttttcaacgaaaagGTGTTACTGTTGAAGATGATGAAGAATTATGTCATGaagt CATAAGAGAATTTTCTTGTTATGCCAATGGTTGTAAAGCCACATTCCAAACATTGCTTGATTTTGAGATGCATTATAACAGCAATCATCGATATGTTTGTGCAGAATGTAAAAAGTCTTTACCAAATCCCAGATTATTAGACATCCATGTTCAAGAGACTCATGATAGTTTCTTTCAAGTTTTATGTACAAGACAACCAGTG tatCAATGTTATGTTTCTGAGTgcgatttaaaatttaataatccaACTGAAAGAAGAACTCATTGCATTAATGAACATAAATTTCCAAAGAATTTTAGATTTGATAATGTTCCAAATCATGTAGAAACTGAGTCAAAAGAACAAATGGATATTGATGAGTCTACAAATGGAAAAAAGGAGTTAAAACCTAAGAAAATAtggttaaataaaaatcagaaACAGAAAATGTTTACAGTTGCAGCAAAAACTACAGTACGAAGAGACACTACTACCATTGAAAATCAATCAAATCCATCAAATACTACCACTGATAAATCTTCTTTAGTTTTTGTTCCAAGACAAGTACAAAAATCATATACAAAAGCACTTACTAAGAATCAgagtaatgaaaaaaatgtacTCGAAACAGGATGTATGGTGGATTTGGCTGATTCATTACCTGATTAG